The following are from one region of the Capsicum annuum cultivar UCD-10X-F1 chromosome 1, UCD10Xv1.1, whole genome shotgun sequence genome:
- the LOC107867031 gene encoding subtilisin-like protease 4: protein MGFLKIFLILIFCSFLWPSIQTDLETYIVHVESPESLTSTQSSLMDLESYYLSFLPKTTAMSSSGNEKPARMIYSYHNVMKGFAARLTASQVKEMETKQGFVSARKQRILSLQTTHTSSFLGLQQNMGLWKDSNYGKGVIIGVIDSGISPDHPSFSDVGMPPPPAKWKGVCESNFTNKCNNKLIGARSYQLANGSPIDDNGHGTHTAGTAAGAFVNGANVYGNANGTAVGVAPLAHIAIYKVCSTSGGCSDSDILAAIDASIDDGVDILSISLGGSPKPFYDDSIALGAYSATERGIFVSCAAGNSGPSFATVGNAAPWILTVGASTLDRKIKATVKLGNREEFEGESSYSPKFSNSTFFTLFDAGENTTDVFETPYCIPGSLTDPAIRGKIVLCLAGGGITNVEKGQAVKDAGGVGMIIINPSRYGVTKSADAHVLPAMDVSAADGLKILAYMNSTSNPVATITFQGTIIGDKNAPIVAAFSARGPSQASSGILKPDIIGPGVNILAAWPTSVDENKETKSTFNMISGTSMSCPHLSGVAALLKSAHPDWSSTAIKSAMMTTADTLNLANSPILDERLRRANVYAIGAGHVNPSRANDPGLIYDTPFEDYVPYFCGLNYTNQQVGNLLQRKVNCSELKSIPEGQLNYPSFSIGLESIPQTYTRTVTNVGDAISSYKVEIASPKGVVVEVEPSELSFSQLNQKLTYQVTFSKTTNSSDVEIVEGFLKWTSNRHSVRSPIAVVLL, encoded by the coding sequence ATGGGATTCTTGAAAATCTTTCTTATTTTGATCTTTTGTTCTTTCCTATGGCCTAGTATTCAGACTGATCTAGAGACTTATATAGTCCATGTTGAATCACCTGAAAGCCTAACTTCTACTCAATCATCGTTAATGGATTTAGAGAGCTATTACCTTTCTTTTTTGCCTAAAACTACAGCAATGAGCTCTAGTGGAAACGAAAAGCCTGCTAGAATGATCTATTCATATCACAATGTGATGAAAGGCTTTGCAGCAAGATTAACTGCATCACAAGTGAAGGAAATGGAGACGAAACAGGGCTTTGTCTCTGCACGTAAACAGAGGATTTTGTCTTTGCAAACTACTCATACTTCAAGCTTTCTTGGTTTGCAGCAGAACATGGGCTTGTGGAAGGATTCCAACTATGGGAAAGGCGTGATTATCGGAGTTATAGACAGTGGAATCTCACCTGACCATCCTTCGTTTAGCGATGTTGGGATGCCTCCTCCTCCTGCTAAATGGAAAGGAGTTTGTGAGTCCAATTTCACGAACAAATGTAACAACAAGCTCATTGGAGCAAGGTCTTACCAACTTGCCAATGGTTCCCCAATAGATGATAATGGACATGGTACACATACAGCGGGTACAGCTGCAGGAGCCTTTGTGAATGGTGCTAATGTATATGGGAATGCTAATGGCACTGCAGTTGGTGTTGCCCCTCTTGCCCACATAGCTATATATAAGGTATGTAGTACTAGTGGCGGTTGTTCAGACAGCGATATTTTAGCTGCCATCGATGCATCTATTGATGATGGGGTAGATATTCTTTCAATCTCCCTTGGTGGAAGTCCAAAACCTTTCTATGATGACAGTATTGCTCTCGGGGCATATAGTGCAACGGAAAGAGGTATATTTGTAAGCTGCGCTGCAGGCAATAGCGGTCCTTCGTTTGCCACAGTAGGAAATGCAGCTCCGTGGATTCTCACGGTAGGTGCCAGCACACTTGATAGAAAGATAAAAGCAACTGTTAAGCTTGGAAATAGAGAGGAATTTGAAGGAGAATCTTCTTATAGTCCAAAATTTTCCAACTCAACATTCTTCACTCTGTTTGATGCTGGTGAAAATACAACTGATGTATTTGAAACCCCTTATTGTATACCAGGATCACTTACTGACCCTGCTATAAGAGGAAAAATAGTCTTATGTCTAGCAGGCGGTGGCATTACCAATGTTGAGAAAGGCCAAGCAGTAAAAGATGCCGGAGGTGTTGGCATGATTATCATCAACCCTTCACGTTATGGTGTCACTAAATCAGCTGATGCTCATGTTCTTCCAGCAATGGATGTTTCAGCTGCAGATGGACTAAAAATTCTTGCATATATGAACTCAACATCGAACCCTGTTGCTACAATCACGTTCCAGGGAACGATAATTGGAGATAAAAATGCTCCCATTGTTGCCGCATTTTCTGCTCGGGGACCAAGTCAAGCTAGTTCTGGCATCTTGAAACCTGACATAATTGGTCCTGGTGTTAATATCCTTGCAGCTTGGCCTACATCCGTTGATGAAAACAAAGAGACAAAATCCACATTCAATATGATCTCAGGCACCTCAATGTCTTGTCCTCACCTTAGTGGTGTAGCAGCTTTGCTGAAGAGTGCACATCCTGATTGGTCTTCTACAGCTATTAAATCTGCAATGATGACAACCGCTGACACATTAAACCTTGCCAATAGTCCAATACTAGATGAAAGGCTCCGTCGTGCTAATGTCTATGCAATTGGTGCAGGGCACGTTAATCCATCGAGAGCAAATGACCCTGGACTAATTTATGATACCCCATTTGAGGACTATGTTCCTTATTTTTGTGGTTTGAACTACACAAATCAACAGGTAGGTAACCTGTTGCAACGCAAGGTGAATTGCTCGGAGTTGAAAAGTATCCCTGAAGGACAATTAAATTATCCTTCATTTTCCATCGGACTTGAATCAATTCCTCAGACATATACCAGAACCGTGACCAACGTTGGTGATGCTATATCATCTTACAAGGTGGAGATAGCTTCACCAAAAGGAGTTGTCGTGGAAGTTGAACCGTCTGAACTAAGTTTCTCCCAGCTGAACCAGAAGTTAACATACCAAGTGACATTTTCCAAAACAACCAATAGCTCAGATGTTGAgattgttgagggatttttgaaGTGGACTTCTAATAGGCACTCTGTGAGAAGTCCAATTGCAGTTGTTTTACTCTAA
- the LOC107867022 gene encoding subtilisin-like protease, with amino-acid sequence MGFLKILLIFIFCSFPWPSTQSDFETYIVHVESPENQISTQSLLMDLESYYLSFLPKSTTTISSSGNEEPARMIYSYHNVMKGFAARLTTSQVKEMETKPGFVSAQKQRILSLQTTHTPSFLGLQQSMGLWKDSNYGKGVIIGVLDTGIVPDHPSFSDVGMPPPPAKWKGVCESNFTSKCNNKLIGARSYEHGNDSPVDKNGHGTHTAGTAAGAFVKDANVFGNANGTAVGIAPLAHIAVYKVCNSDGQCSDSAILAAMDAAIDDGVDILSISLGGSTKPFHEDGIALASYSATERGIFVSAAAGNSGPSLRTVANEAPWILTVGASTHDRKLKATVKLGNKEEFEGESAYHPKTSNSTFFALYDAGKNESDQFDAPFCRPGSLTDPAIKGKIVVCLRSGSLLRVDQGQSVKDAGGVGMILINEQQDGVTKSAEAHVLPALDVSNADGKKILAYMNSTSNPVASITFRGTVIGEKNTPIVASFSSRGPNVASPGILKPDLIGPGVNVLAAWPTPVDNNKNTKSTFNVISGTSMSCPHLSGIAALLKSAHPDWSPAAIKSAMMTTTDTLNLAKNPILDERLIPANIFAIGAGHINPLRASDPGLIYDTPFDDYVPYLCGLNYTNREVGKLLQRKVNCSEVKSIPEEQLNYPSFSIRLGSTPQTYTRTVTNIGDARSSYKVEVVSPKGVSVKVKPSKLNFTMLNQKLTYQVTFSKTTNSSKDGDVEGFLKWNSNRHSVRSPIAVRLSAE; translated from the coding sequence ATGGGATTCTTGAAAATTCTgcttattttcatcttttgttcTTTCCCATGGCCTAGTACTCAGAGTGATTTTGAGACGTATATAGTCCATGTTGAATCCCCTGAAAACCAAATCTCTACTCAATCATTGTTAATGGATTTAGAGAGCTATTATCTTTCTTTTTTGCCTAAAAGTACTACAACAATTAGCTCTAGTGGAAATGAAGAGCCTGCTAGAATGATCTATTCCTATCACAATGTGATGAAAGGCTTTGCCGCTAGATTAACTACATCACAAGTGAAGGAAATGGAGACGAAACCGGGCTTTGTCTCTGCACAGAAACAGAGGATTTTGTCCTTGCAAACTACTCATACTCCGAGCTTTCTTGGTTTGCAACAGAGTATGGGCTTGTGGAAGGATTCCAACTACGGGAAAGGCGTGATCATCGGAGTTTTAGACACTGGAATTGTTCCTGATCATCCTTCTTTTAGCGACGTTGGGATGCCTCCCCCGCCTGCAAAATGGAAAGGAGTTTGTGAGTCTAACTTCACGAGCAAGTGTAACAACAAGCTCATTGGAGCCAGGTCTTACGAACATGGCAACGATTCCCCAGTAGACAAGAATGGACATGGTACGCATACAGCGGGCACAGCTGCAGGAGCCTTTGTGAAAGATGCTAATGTATTTGGGAATGCTAATGGCACTGCAGTTGGTATTGCCCCTCTTGCCCACATAGCCGTATATAAGGTATGCAATTCTGATGGTCAATGTTCTGACAGTGCTATTTTAGCTGCCATGGATGCGGCTATAGATGATGGCGTAGATATTCTGTCAATCTCCCTTGGTGGAAGTACGAAACCTTTCCATGAAGACGGTATTGCTCTTGCTTCATACAGTGCAACAGAAAGAGGTATTTTTGTAAGTGCCGCTGCAGGTAATAGTGGTCCATCCCTTCGCACTGTAGCAAATGAAGCCCCGTGGATTCTCACAGTTGGTGCTAGTACTCATGATAGAAAACTGAAGGCCACCGTTAAGCTTGGaaacaaagaagaatttgaagGAGAGTCTGCTTATCATCCAAAGACTTCCAATTCAACATTTTTCGCTCTATATGATGCTGGAAAGAATGAAAGCGATCAATTTGACGCCCCTTTCTGCCGTCCAGGCTCGCTCACTGACCCTGCTATCAAAGGTAAGATAGTGGTGTGTCTGCGAAGTGGTAGTCTTCTCAGGGTTGATCAAGGACAATCTGTTAAGGATGCGGGAGGTGTTGGCATGATTCTCATCAATGAACAACAAGATGGCGTGACTAAATCAGCTGAAGCACATGTCCTTCCAGCATTGGATGTTTCAAATGCAGATGGAAAGAAAATTCTTGCCTATATGAACTCAACTTCCAATCCGGTTGCTTCAATCACCTTCCGTGGAACTGTCATTGGAGAGAAAAATACTCCTATAGTTGCTTCATTTTCCTCCCGAGGACCAAATGTAGCAAGTCCTGGAATCTTAAAACCCGACTTAATTGGTCCTGGTGTAAATGTCCTTGCTGCTTGGCCTACCCCTGTTgataacaacaaaaacacaaaatcaacatTCAATGTTATATCCGGAACCTCAATGTCATGCCCTCACCTTAGTGGCATAGCAGCTCTGCTAAAGAGCGCACATCCTGACTGGTCTCCTGCTGCTATTAAATCCGCAATGATGACAACCACTGACACATTAAACCTCGCCAAGAATCCAATACTAGATGAAAGGCTCATTCCTGCAAATATCTTTGCAATTGGTGCAGGACATATTAATCCATTGAGAGCAAGTGATCCAGGATTAATTTATGATACACCATTCGATGACTATGTACCTTATTTATGTGGTTTGAACTACACAAATAGAGAGGTAGGTAAACTGCTACAACGCAAAGTGAATTGCTCAGAGGTGAAAAGTATCCCTGAAGAGCAACTAAATTATCCTTCATTTTCCATTAGACTTGGATCAACTCCTCAAACATATACCAGAACCGTGACCAACATTGGTGACGCCAGATCATCTTACAAAGTGGAGGTAGTTTCACCAAAAGGAGTTTCCGTGAAAGTTAAACCATCCAAGCTGAACTTCACGATGTTGAACCAGAAGTTGACATACCAAGTGACATTTTCCAAGACAACCAACAGCTCAAAGGATGGGGATGTTGAGGGATTCTTGAAGTGGAATTCTAATAGGCACTCTGTAAGGAGTCCAATTGCAGTTAGACTGTCTGCCGAATGA
- the LOC107878701 gene encoding LOW QUALITY PROTEIN: subtilisin-like protease 4 (The sequence of the model RefSeq protein was modified relative to this genomic sequence to represent the inferred CDS: inserted 1 base in 1 codon), with protein sequence MGFLQILLVFMFCSFPWPSIQSDSEIYIVRVESLESQLSTQSSLTDLESYYLSFLPKSSTTISSIGNEETDSMIYSYHNVMKGFAARLTASQVKEMEKKPGFVSAQKQTMFSLHTTHTPSFLGLHQGAGVWKDSNYGKGVIIGIIDSGIFPDHPSFSDVGMPSSPAKWKGVCESNFTDKCNNKLIGARSXQVGNGSPIDDTGHGTHVASIAAGAFVKGANVFGNANGTAVGVAPLAHIAIYKVCNSDGCAEADIIAAMDAAIDDGVDILSLSLGRRRNLPFYDDNIALGAYSATERGILVSCSAGNSAPFSGTVENTAPWILTVGASTLDRKLKATVKLGNGEEFEGESAYRPKISNSTFFTLFDAGKNASDEFETPYCKPGSLTDPAIRGKIVLCLEDGGVPKVEKGQAVKDARGVGMIIINQPDGGVTKSADAHVLPAMDVSYADGIKIIAYMNSTLNPVAMITFQGTMIGDKNAPVVASFSARGPSASSPGILKPDIIGPGVNILAAWPTSVDGNKNTKFTFNMKSGTSMSCPHLSGVAALLKSAHPDWSPATIKSAMMTTTDTLNLAKSPILDERLLPANIFAIGAGHVNPSRAYEPGLIYDTPFEDYVPYLCGLKYTSREVGYLLQRKVKCSKVKSIPEAQLNYPSFSIRLAATLQTYTRTVTNVGDAKSSYKVEIVSPKGVSVKVKPSQLNFSMLNQKLTYQVTFSKTTNSSNDGVVEGFLKWISNRHSVRSPIAVVLV encoded by the exons ATGGGATTCTTGCAAATCCTTCTGGTTTTCATGTTTTGTTCTTTCCCGTGGCCTAGTATACAGAGTGACTCGGAGATTTATATAGTCCGTGTTGAATCCCTTGAAAGCCAACTTTCTACTCAATCATCGTTGACGGATTTAGAGAGCTATTACCTTTCTTTTTTACCTAAGAGTAGTACAACAATTAGCTCAATTGGAAATGAAGAGACTGATAGCATGATCTACTCCTATCACAATGTGATGAAAGGCTTTGCAGCAAGATTAACTGCATCACAAGTGAAGGAAATGGAGAAGAAACCAGGCTTTGTCTCTGCACAGAAACAAACGATGTTTTCCTTGCACACGACTCATACTCCAAGCTTTCTTGGTTTGCATCAGGGCGCTGGCGTATGGAAGGATTCCAACTATGGGAAAGGCGTGATCATCGGAATTATAGACAGTGGAATTTTTCCTGACCATCCCTCGTTTAGCGACGTTGGGATGCCTTCTTCGCCAGCTAAATGGAAGGGAGTTTGTGAGTCCAATTTCACGGATAAGTGTAATAACAAGCTCATAGGAGCGAGAT ACCAAGTTGGCAATGGTTCCCCGATAGACGATACTGGACATGGTACGCACGTGGCGAGCATAGCCGCAGGAGCCTTTGTGAAAGGTGCTAATGTATTTGGGAATGCTAATGGCACTGCAGTTGGTGTTGCCCCTCTTGCCCACATAGCCATATATAAGGTATGCAATTCTGATGGTTGTGCGGAAGCTGATATCATAGCCGCTATGGATGCAGCTATAGATGATGGAGTAGATATTCTTTCTTTGTCTCTTGGTAGACGTCGCAACCTTCCTTTCTATGATGACAATATTGCTCTTGGAGCGTACAGTGCAACAGAAAGAGGTATTCTGGTAAGTTGTTCTGCGGGAAATAGTGCTCCATTCAGTGGCACAGTAGAAAACACAGCCCCATGGATTCTTACAGTAGGCGCTAGCACTCTCGATAGAAAGCTAAAAGCAACTGTGAAGCTTGGAAATGGAGAAGAATTTGAAGGAGAATCTGCTTATAGGCCAAAGATTTCTAATTCAACATTCTTTACTCTATTTGATGCTGGAAAAAATGCAAGTGATGAATTTGAAACCCCTTATTGCAAACCAGGGTCACTTACTGACCCTGCTATAAGAGGAAAGATAGTATTATGTCTAGAAGATGGTGGCGTTCCAAAGGTTGAAAAAGGACAAGCCGTAAAGGATGCTAGAGGTGTTGGCATGATTATCATCAACCAGCCAGATGGTGGTGTCACTAAATCAGCTGATGCTCATGTTCTTCCAGCAATGGATGTTTCATATGCAGATGGAATAAAAATTATCGCGTATATGAACTCAACATTGAATCCTGTGGCTATGATCACATTCCAAGGAACAATGATCGGAGATAAAAATGCTCCCGTAGTTGCTTCATTTTCAGCTCGCGGACCAAGTGCATCTAGTCCTGGCATCTTGAAACCTGACATAATTGGTCCTGGTGTTAATATCCTTGCTGCTTGGCCTACCTCTGTCGATGGCAACAAAAATACGAAATTCACATTCAATATGAAATCAGGCACCTCAATGTCTTGCCCTCACCTTAGTGGCGTAGCAGCTCTACTGAAGAGCGCACATCCTGATTGGTCTCCTGCTACTATTAAGTCTGCAATGATGACAACCACTGATACATTAAACCTAGCCAAGAGTCCAATACTAGATGAAAGGCTCCTTCCTGCTAATATTTTTGCAATTGGAGCAGGACATGTTAATCCGTCGAGAGCATATGAACCTGGACTAATTTATGATACACCATTCGAGGACTATGTACCTTATTTATGTGGCCTTAAATACACAAGTCGAGAGGTAGGTTACCTGTTACAACGCAAGGTGAAATGCTCGAAGGTGAAAAGTATTCCTGAAGCACAACTAAATTATCCTTCATTTTCCATCAGACTTGCAGCAACTCTTCAAACATATACCAGAACTGTGACCAACGTTGGTGATGCCAAATCATCTTACAAAGTGGAGATAGTTTCACCAAAAGGAGTTTCCGTTAAAGTTAAACCCTCCCAGCTAAATTTCTCTATGTTGAACCAGAAATTGACATACCAAGTGACATTTTCCAAAACAACCAACAGCTCAAACGATGGTGTTGTTGAGGGATTCTTGAAATGGATCTCTAATAGGCATTCTGTGAGAAGTCCAATTGCAGTTGTGTTGGTCTAG